Below is a window of Salvelinus sp. IW2-2015 linkage group LG11, ASM291031v2, whole genome shotgun sequence DNA.
GACCCTacccaccctccgatccaacaggtcccagatgtgctcaatgggattgagatctgggcctctcgctggccatggcagaacctgacattcctgtcttgcaggaaatcacgcacagaataagcagtatggctggtggcattgtcattctggagggtcatgtaaggatgagcctgcaggaagggtaccaatgaggaggaggatgtcttctctgtaacgcacagcattattgcctacaatgacaacatgctcagtccgatgacgctgtgaacacgccgcccagaccatgacggaccctccacctcaaatcgatcccgctccagagtacatgcctcggtgtaacgctcattccttcgacgataaacgcgaatccgaccatcacccttggtgagccacaaccgcgactcgtcagtgaagagcactttttgccagtcctgtctggtccaggacggtgggtttgtgcccataggtgacgttgttgccggtgatgcctggtgaggacctaccttacaacaggcctacaagccctcagtccagcctctcagcctactgcggcagtctgagcactgatggagggatgtgcgttcctggtgtaactcaggcagttgttgttgccatccttacctgtcccgcaggtgtgatgttcggatgtaccgatcctgtgccgttgttacacgtggtctgccactgcgtggacaatcagctgtctgtcctgtctccctgtagcgctgtcttaggcgtctcacagtacggacattgcaatttattgccctggccacatctgcagtcctcatgcctccttgcagcatgcctaaggcacRTTCACGCAGATGAGCAGSGACcccgggcatctttcttttggtgtttttccagtcagtagaaaggcctcttttgtgccctaagttttcataactgtgaccttaattgcctaccgtctggaagctgttaatgtcttaactaccgttccacaggtgcatgtttatggttcgttgaacaagcatgggaaacggcgtttaaaccctttacattgaagatctgtgaagttatttggatttttatgaattatctttgaaagacagggtcctgaaaggacgtttctttttttgctgagtttatatatttacattgtttgcaaactgatgttacacatattaatgccaaattaacctgcaaaacaggcaagcccccaaatgttaaaaacattttttgctaaaaatgCGGGTGGGGCTCTACTTATCTACTTGCTTCTTGTTCCTTCTTCCTCTGGTAGAAAACATCCCAGAGAAGTGGACCCCTGAGGTGAAGCACTTCTGCCCCAAYGTTCCAATCATCCTGGTGGGCAACAAGAAGGACCTGAGGAATGACGAACACACACGGAGGGagctggccaagatgaagcaggTACCGTACCATAGTTCCATACTGAGTGTACTGCACAAAACCCTCAAACAGACCCCTAGGTACTGCTATACATCTGAAAGGGTTGGATAAAGTAGTCTGTCTAACCGTACACATCTAAAAAGTGTTGGATAGATATATGTGGCTGGTGTCCTCAACTAGGCCTCTGGAAGGGAGAACATTTAAGATGACAATTTGTCAAAGGATATTAGCGTTCCCCTTTGAATTGAGTCATTGTTTCAGGATACGTGAGGCTTGATAACCAGCCAAACTAAGATGGTGGTTGAGTGACCAATGTCATCACTGACTAGACTGTGGAAAACTTCTCAGGGAAAGGCTGTTTTGACTCTTGAGTCACTGGCATCCCTTGCTTTCTTAGAAAAACATGTAGTTCGACAGGTCTGAAATGGCTGGGCCTGATGTTGCTCTGCCTGGCATGGCATGGGGGAGGAGCAACTGCTCCTAGAAGTCACTGATTAGCTTGTTTGTTTAGTCTGAAGACTTTTCCTCTTCTCAATGCGGGTTCTAATGGACGGCAGACAGTACGTTGCATGACGGcatgctctctgtctgtgtgtgtctctgtgtaggcctactgtctgtGTGGTACTAGTCTCCAGGTCCAGTTGCTGATGataatgggggtgggggggggttacaAAGCCCTCTGACTCTGtcatctgtttctttctctccccgAGAGAAGGAACTGTAACAAAGAGGGTGTGAGAAAGGATTACGATCCCCACAAGTCATCACTTTTAAGTGTTTTAGCGTGATGTTAAAAGTAACATTGGTGGTGGCTATRTTGTACCCAGGCAGTAGAGTCATGCTATTTCCCAGGATTGATGTGTTCTGTGGTCAAGCATAAAAATATAGAGCAGGGGGGGTGATACAACCTACACACAGTAGGCTACATGTACTaggataaatacattttacattgtgtttttatagacTTGATGGTATTATAGTCAAGTGTCCCATGAATGTTGTTGGTAAATTCACACTgcttaggctgtgtgtgtgtgtgtacgtacattcATGGCCACACCAGTTTTAACACCCTGTCTGTTTACCCTGTAGGAGCCAGTGAAGCCAGAGGAGGGCCGGGACATGGCTAACCGTATCAGTGCCTTTGGCTACCTGGAGTGTTCAGCCAAGACAAAGGATGGCGTGAGGGAGGTTTTTGAGATGGCCACCAGGGCGGCACTGCAGGTGCGCAAGCGCAAGAAGAGGGGTGCCTGCCTGCTgttgtgaggaagaggaggaagaagacctCAGTCGTCAactgacaaaacaacaacatatatatatatatacgcagGACTGACCTTTTACCAAATGGCATCTTTGTACTGTATCTCATTTCACGCTAAAAAGGTTGGCGGCCGAAAGTGCTGAACGTAAAATAACAAGGAAAAGGACTGGTCTGTAACACAGGTTATAAATTAGTGTTTAAACTTCTCagcattgtttttgtttgttatgcTTATTCCATGCAATGGGCACACTGTCTTTCGTCTAKTTTTTTCCCCACAAGCGTTTCTTTTCCCTGTCGCTTTTGAGAAGATAATAAATGCACATGTATTTGTATGCAACATATTTGGCTGTCCTTCCCTGGGCCTGTAGAGTCRGTCCCCTGAGCTTGTGTTGTCAACATGCACACTGTTGGAATCAGGACTCACCYAAACTCTTGTTCATTTGTAACCCGTCCTGTCCGCTAGCATAGATTCTATGGTAAGAGGGTCTACTTTCCAGGGGAGAGGTTTTGCTCTTTAGAACCAGTGCCTTTTTGTTTTTAGttatttttcaagtcattgcATACCACCAAGTAATGCTCCTCCTGACCTGTTGGGCAACTCACTATCAGGGGAGCGGAGGGCCTCCCCACGTTAATTATACACAGTATGTATTGTAATGCAATCCGAGCTTTGCTGCATGTAACCTAGGCTTTGAGGGCTGTCGACAACTAGCMGCAAGAAACGACTTCAGAGTTAATTTTACTTAGGAGAAAGCATCAGCTAGTCCGTACAGCATAACATAGTCTGAAATAAGTcccccacacgcacacacttggTAAAGGACTGGTAGTCAGAGCACCTCATGGCACTGTAACATGACCCTACAGATATGTGTGCAGAGAAGTCCATCCGCCCCCTCAAATAAGGTCTGGCTTGAACAGCTGTTCCTCACAGTCGTTCTGTACAGAGAAGCTTGAATATCCCCACATAAACAGACGCTAACATGACTTTAAAGTACCACCACACCAGGATGTGACAAGTTAAAACAGGTGTTGCATGATGATTAGGGGAGCATggtctacagtagctacagtaggtTTGTATGAGTTGACACAATCCTCTTTTTAGAACGAGAATGGCAATGTATTTGTCACAAGGCTGGAGCTACTGGGGTATGAGGGATATGGTA
It encodes the following:
- the LOC111969745 gene encoding rho-related GTP-binding protein RhoA-D — encoded protein: MAAIRKKLVIVGDGACGKTCLLIVFSKDQFPEVYVPTVFENYIADIEVDGKQVELALWDTAGQEDYDRLRPLSYPDTDVILMCFSIDSPDSLENIPEKWTPEVKHFCPNVPIILVGNKKDLRNDEHTRRELAKMKQEPVKPEEGRDMANRISAFGYLECSAKTKDGVREVFEMATRAALQVRKRKKRGACLLL